From Acidimicrobiales bacterium:
TTCCGGGTCGAGCCGCGCTTGTTCGCCTTGGCGGGGCGGCGGCGGCGGGATCGGCGTATCCGCTGGTGGATGGGTCTGACTCGCTGCATCGGACATGGCTGCCTCTCCCGCCCGCACTTCGATCACAACCTTGGCGCGCCCGCCCTTTGCTTCGCTCACTGCTGCGTCGAGTTCGTCCTGGAACCGCTCTTCGAGCCGTTGCTTCACGATCGAGCTCGGGCTCGCCAGCGTGAGTGACACGTCGTCGGTTGCGACGGGGGCGAGTCCTTCGAACCACGCCATCCACGTTGCTTCCGACAGCCGATCGCGAAGGTTGTCTACACACGCCTTCCACAGCCGCTCTGCGTCTGTCACCTGCCGTTCCGCCTCCCCGGGTACCTGATTGTCCACACTTCTCTCCACACCTGTGGATAACTGTGCCGACACGCATCGTCGCCCCCGTGACGGTGCTGCTGGCCGGCCCGTGCACAGGGGAAGAAGGGCGACGTGTTGCGAGCGAGTTGTCGTTGGGAGACGCCAGCTGCGGATCGGCGTCGATCAAAAGAAGATGGCGACCGTAGCACCGTTTTCCACAGGCGCAAGATGTGGATGAAATATGCCCTTGACCTGGGAAAACCGGGTTATCCACAGCCGGTTTCCACCCCGGCTGGCGCGTGCTTGCCGCGCGGCGTAGCCTTGTCGGTCTGTTGCATTAGCTGGGCCCCGTCTGCCCAGCCCCAGCCGGCGAGATCGCCGGTCGGCCGATCTTTCCAAACCAAGGATCCCCTATGAAGCGCCCCTATCAGCCAAACGCTCAGAAGCGCGCCAAGCGCCACGGTTTCCGGCACCGGATGTCCACTCGCGCCGGACGCGCCATCCTCGCCGCGCGCCGCCGCAAGGGCCGCGCCAAGCTCTCCGCCTAGCGACGGCTCGGCGTCATGCCGACTGCCGCTCGACTTCGGGGCCGGCGCGCGTTCGCTGATCTCGCCCACCGTGGCCGCACGGTGCGCAGCGGTCCCCTCCGCGTGCGGTACTTCGCCGCGCCTGGGCTTCCGGCCGTGGGGTACGCCATCAGCAAGCGAACGGGCAACGCGGTGGTTCGCAACCGCATTCGCCGCCGGCTGCGCGCCGCCGTCACCCAGGCAACTACCCGCATGACCAGCGGTTTCTACCTGATCATCCCCGACGCCTCGACGGAGCACGCGCCGTTCACGGACCTCGAGCTGGCGGTAAATAACGCTATTACGGCTCTCCAGGATGGCGGCCGATGAGCCGGACGGCCCGCGTCCTGCGCGGTGGCATCCGGGTCTATCAGGGCCTCAGCGCCGGCCGTCGCCCGCATTGTCGTTACTCCCCGAGCTGCTCGCATTACGCAGTCGAAGCCCTCGAGCGTCACGGCGCCGCCCGAGGCTCCTGGCTGACGGCGAAACGGCTCGCCCGCTGTGCCCCCTGGGGGGGCCACGGCTGGGACCCCGTCCCCGACTAACTCACAAGGAAACCCGTGTTCTCTCTGCTGGCCGGTGTCCTGGCCTTCTTCTACGACTTAATCCCGAACTATGCGGTGGCGATCACGCTGCTGACCCTCGCAGTGATGGGTGTCCTGACGCCGTTCATGCTCAAGGGCACCCGCAGCATGCTGCGGATGCAGAAGCTGCAGCCGGAAATGAAGCGCATCCAAGAGATGCACAAGGGGGACCGGCAGGCGCAGAACGAGGCCATGATGGCCTTCTACAAGGAGCACCAGATCAACCCGGTCGGCGGGTGCCTGCCGATGTTGCTCCAGTTCCCGGTGCTGCTCGTGATGTTCCGCGTGTTGCGCGGCCTGGTGAAGACGCACTCCGTCACCCTCAAGGCGGGGGCCAAATGCGTCGGCCAGGTGGTCAAGAACAAGTGCGTGACCGGTACCCCGTCCTACATCGGCCACAACACCGCGCTGTACCAGGCCCTCGAGAAGAGCGGCGGCAAGATGAAGTCCTTCGGCGTCGACTTCGGCGCCATTCCGACACACGCTGGCCGCGGCGCCCCGGTGTTGTACCTGCTCATCGTGCTCGTCGTCGTTTCCTCGTACTACCAGCTGCGCCAAATGCAGGCCCGCCAGCCCGCGAACGCGATGCAGAACAATCAGATGGGCCAGCAGATGCAGACGATGAATCGCATCATGCCGCTGTTCTCCGGTCTGATCTCGTTGCAGCTGCCGGGCGGCGTCACCCTGTACTTCCTGATCTCGAACCTGTTCCGCGTGGCACAGCAGGGCCTGATGTACAAGTACGACCCGCACCTCAAGGCCCACATGGAAGAGGTGCGCGAGGCGCAGAGCCGTTCAGCGTCCGAGCCGCCGGCGGCGCCGGCGCCCCGCCGGTCGTTGTTCGGGGGTTCGCGTGCGAGCACTGACGCGAACGGCAAGAGCCCGAGCAACGGCGCTTCCGGTGGTCCCAAGGGCCAGACCCGGCCGGCGAGTGGACGCGTCACGCAACCAGGGCGACCAGGCCAAGCGCGCAAGCGATCGAAGAAGAAGCGGTAGGAGACTCCCGTGGAATGGGTCGAAATCACCGCGAAAACGATTGAGGAAGCCAAGGAATTGGCTCTTGACCAGCTTGGCGTCGACGTCGACGAAGCCGAGTTCGAAGTCCTCGAAGAGCCAAAGGCCGGATTGTTCGGTCGCGTGCGGGGCGAGGCCCGGGTGCGGGCGCGCGTCCGCCCGACTGCGCCGCGCTCGAAGGACGGCGGCCGGCGCCGGGCGCGCCCCGAACGCGGTGGCGGCCGCGGCGAGCGCGGCACGGCGACCGCGACCGCGGAGGAAGAAACGGCACCCGCCCAGCGTGGTGGAGGCCGCAACGGTGCCACTGATCCGGCGGTCGCGGAGGCGATTGCCCAGGTCAGTGCGGTCGGCGAGGCTCCCGCGAGCGGTAGCAGCGGCGAGGGCGGTGCCCGAAACCGGCGTCGCGGGGGCCGCGGCCGGGGCGGCCGCGGCGGTACTGGGGGCGATGGTGAACGCCGGCCACGACGGTCGGACGACGAAGAAACTCGAGGAGAGCCCGTGTCGGTGGAGGCGTTGGAACAGCAGGGTGCAGTTGCCGTTGAGTTTCTGAAGGGTCTTGTCGACGCCTTCAGCCTCGAGGCGACCGTTGCCGTGCGCTCGGTCAACGAGTCGGCGGTCGAAGTCGCCGTCGATGGCGCTGATCTGGGATTACTGGTCGGCCCTCGGGGCGCAACGCTGCAGGCGATCCAGGACCTGACGCGGACGGTGGTGCTGCGTGAGACGGGGATGCGCGAGGGCTGGGTGATCGTCGACGTGGCCGAATACCGGGTCAAGCGCCGGGCGGCACTCGAAAAGTTCGCCCTTCAGGTCGCCGATCAGGTGAAGTCAGGCGGGGTGGCCGTGCGCCTCGACCCGATGCCGCCGGCGGACCGCAAGGTGGTCCACGATGTCCTCAACGGCGTCGAGGGCATCGAGACGGGCTCGGAGGGCGAGGAGCCTCGCCGCCGGGTGATCGTCAAGCCCGTCGCGGTTGGCTGACACCGACCTCCTGCGGGTCCTCGAACGGGCCCGTGAGCTGGGCTTTCTCGGCCCCGGACCGGTGGCTGCGCACATCGAGCAGGCGCGGGCGTATCTCGCGGCGCTGCCCGCCGGTGGCACGGTGCTGGATCTCGGCACCGGAGGTGGCGTGCCCGGGTTGCCGCTGGCGACGTGGCGATCCGATCTGCGCTGGGTCTTGATCGACGCCATGGCGAAGCGCATCGCCTTCGTGCGGTGGGCCGTCGAGGACCTCGGCGTGCACGCCGAGGTCGTGGAGGGCCGCGCCGAGGAACTGGCGGCCGAAACCGGCTGGCGGGCCGGCGCCGACGCCGTCGTCGCCCGCTCGCTCGCCGCCCCCGCTGTTGCCGCTGAGTACGCCGCGCCGCTGCTGCGGGTGGGCGGCGTGGCGGTCATCGCCGAGCCACCCGGGGGAGCGCCCGAGCGCTGGCCGGCCGCAGGACT
This genomic window contains:
- the jag gene encoding RNA-binding cell elongation regulator Jag/EloR, which encodes MEWVEITAKTIEEAKELALDQLGVDVDEAEFEVLEEPKAGLFGRVRGEARVRARVRPTAPRSKDGGRRRARPERGGGRGERGTATATAEEETAPAQRGGGRNGATDPAVAEAIAQVSAVGEAPASGSSGEGGARNRRRGGRGRGGRGGTGGDGERRPRRSDDEETRGEPVSVEALEQQGAVAVEFLKGLVDAFSLEATVAVRSVNESAVEVAVDGADLGLLVGPRGATLQAIQDLTRTVVLRETGMREGWVIVDVAEYRVKRRAALEKFALQVADQVKSGGVAVRLDPMPPADRKVVHDVLNGVEGIETGSEGEEPRRRVIVKPVAVG
- the rpmH gene encoding 50S ribosomal protein L34 is translated as MKRPYQPNAQKRAKRHGFRHRMSTRAGRAILAARRRKGRAKLSA
- the yidD gene encoding membrane protein insertion efficiency factor YidD; this translates as MSRTARVLRGGIRVYQGLSAGRRPHCRYSPSCSHYAVEALERHGAARGSWLTAKRLARCAPWGGHGWDPVPD
- a CDS encoding RsmG family class I SAM-dependent methyltransferase, which codes for MADTDLLRVLERARELGFLGPGPVAAHIEQARAYLAALPAGGTVLDLGTGGGVPGLPLATWRSDLRWVLIDAMAKRIAFVRWAVEDLGVHAEVVEGRAEELAAETGWRAGADAVVARSLAAPAVAAEYAAPLLRVGGVAVIAEPPGGAPERWPAAGLAQLGMRRGRVLATEGTTLQLLEQVEPCPAKFPRRTGVAAKRPLF
- the rnpA gene encoding ribonuclease P protein component; the encoded protein is MPTAARLRGRRAFADLAHRGRTVRSGPLRVRYFAAPGLPAVGYAISKRTGNAVVRNRIRRRLRAAVTQATTRMTSGFYLIIPDASTEHAPFTDLELAVNNAITALQDGGR
- a CDS encoding YidC/Oxa1 family membrane protein insertase is translated as MFSLLAGVLAFFYDLIPNYAVAITLLTLAVMGVLTPFMLKGTRSMLRMQKLQPEMKRIQEMHKGDRQAQNEAMMAFYKEHQINPVGGCLPMLLQFPVLLVMFRVLRGLVKTHSVTLKAGAKCVGQVVKNKCVTGTPSYIGHNTALYQALEKSGGKMKSFGVDFGAIPTHAGRGAPVLYLLIVLVVVSSYYQLRQMQARQPANAMQNNQMGQQMQTMNRIMPLFSGLISLQLPGGVTLYFLISNLFRVAQQGLMYKYDPHLKAHMEEVREAQSRSASEPPAAPAPRRSLFGGSRASTDANGKSPSNGASGGPKGQTRPASGRVTQPGRPGQARKRSKKKR